A genomic segment from Streptomyces antibioticus encodes:
- the eno gene encoding phosphopyruvate hydratase produces MLVPSIDVVVAREILDSRGNPTVEVEVGLDDGSTGRAAVPSGASTGAFEAIELRDGDPNRYQGKGVEKAVLAVIEQIGPELVGYDATEQRLIDQAMFDLDATDNKGSLGANAILGVSLAVAHAASEASDLPLFRYLGGPNAHLLPVPMMNILNGGSHADSNVDIQEFMIAPIGAESFSEALRWGTEVYHTLKKVLKAKGLSTGLGDEGGFAPNLGSNREALDLILEAIKEAGYAPGEQIALALDVAASEFYKDGTYQFEGKSRSAAEMTEYYEELVAAYPLVSIEDPLFEDDWAGWKVLTDRLGDKVQIVGDDLFVTNPERLARGIEEGTANALLVKVNQIGSLTETLDAVELAQRNGFKCMMSHRSGETEDVTIADLAVATNCGQIKTGAPARSERVAKYNQLLRIEEILDDAAVYAGRSAFPRFKG; encoded by the coding sequence ATGCTCGTGCCGTCCATCGACGTCGTCGTAGCCCGGGAAATCCTGGACTCCCGAGGCAACCCCACGGTCGAGGTCGAGGTCGGCCTCGACGACGGCAGCACGGGTCGTGCCGCCGTCCCGTCCGGCGCCTCCACCGGCGCCTTCGAGGCCATCGAGCTGCGCGACGGTGACCCGAACCGCTACCAGGGCAAGGGTGTCGAGAAGGCCGTCCTCGCCGTCATCGAGCAGATCGGCCCCGAGCTGGTCGGCTACGACGCCACCGAGCAGCGCCTGATCGACCAGGCCATGTTCGACCTGGACGCCACCGACAACAAGGGCTCCCTCGGCGCCAACGCGATCCTCGGCGTCTCCCTCGCCGTCGCCCACGCCGCCTCCGAGGCCAGCGACCTCCCGCTCTTCCGCTACCTGGGCGGCCCGAACGCGCACCTGCTGCCCGTTCCGATGATGAACATCCTGAACGGCGGCTCGCACGCCGACTCCAACGTGGACATCCAGGAGTTCATGATCGCCCCGATCGGCGCGGAGTCCTTCTCCGAGGCGCTGCGCTGGGGCACCGAGGTCTACCACACCCTCAAGAAGGTGCTGAAGGCCAAGGGCCTGTCCACCGGCCTCGGCGACGAGGGCGGCTTCGCCCCGAACCTCGGCTCCAACCGCGAGGCCCTCGACCTCATCCTCGAGGCCATCAAGGAAGCCGGCTACGCGCCCGGCGAGCAGATCGCGCTCGCGCTCGACGTCGCCGCGTCCGAGTTCTACAAGGACGGCACGTACCAGTTCGAGGGCAAGTCCCGCTCGGCCGCCGAGATGACCGAGTACTACGAGGAGCTGGTGGCGGCCTACCCGCTGGTCTCCATCGAGGACCCGCTGTTCGAGGACGACTGGGCCGGCTGGAAGGTCCTCACCGACCGCCTCGGCGACAAGGTGCAGATCGTCGGCGACGACCTGTTCGTCACCAACCCCGAGCGCCTCGCCCGCGGCATCGAGGAGGGCACCGCCAACGCCCTGCTCGTCAAGGTCAACCAGATCGGCTCGCTCACCGAGACGCTGGACGCTGTCGAGCTGGCCCAGCGCAACGGCTTCAAGTGCATGATGTCCCACCGCTCCGGCGAGACCGAGGACGTCACGATCGCCGACCTCGCCGTCGCCACCAACTGCGGCCAGATCAAGACCGGCGCCCCGGCCCGCTCCGAGCGCGTCGCCAAGTACAACCAGCTCCTGCGCATCGAGGAGATCCTCGACGACGCGGCGGTCTACGCCGGGCGCAGCGCCTTCCCGCGGTTCAAGGGCTGA
- a CDS encoding LysM peptidoglycan-binding domain-containing protein yields the protein MLFSGKGKHRRPSKTTRAAMIAGVTGVAVAAPLMAAGNASAATASEWDAVAQCESGGNWSINTGNGYYGGLQFSASTWAAYGGTAYASRADLASKTQQITIAEKVLAGQGKGAWPTCGVGLSNTPFNGGASAGSDSGSSSAQTPSAAPTAGSTGSRAGEQQAASRSAERPAVGKSEQSTKTVTTPTGKKVKKGDGEYKVVKGDTLSTIATKHKVKGGWQKLFQLNKGVVQDADLIYPGQQLHLK from the coding sequence ATGCTGTTTTCCGGTAAGGGCAAGCACCGCCGTCCGTCCAAGACCACCCGCGCCGCCATGATCGCCGGCGTCACCGGTGTCGCCGTCGCCGCCCCGCTGATGGCCGCCGGCAACGCCTCCGCCGCCACCGCCTCCGAGTGGGACGCGGTCGCCCAGTGCGAGTCGGGCGGCAACTGGTCCATCAACACCGGCAACGGCTACTACGGCGGCCTCCAGTTCTCCGCCTCCACCTGGGCCGCGTACGGCGGCACCGCCTACGCCTCCCGCGCCGACCTGGCCTCCAAGACGCAGCAGATCACCATCGCCGAGAAGGTCCTCGCGGGCCAGGGCAAGGGTGCCTGGCCGACCTGCGGCGTCGGTCTGTCCAACACGCCGTTCAACGGCGGCGCCTCGGCCGGCTCCGACAGCGGCTCCTCCTCGGCCCAGACCCCGTCCGCCGCCCCGACCGCGGGCAGCACCGGCTCCCGCGCCGGCGAGCAGCAGGCCGCCTCCCGCTCCGCCGAGCGCCCCGCCGTCGGCAAGAGCGAGCAGAGCACCAAGACCGTCACCACCCCGACCGGCAAGAAGGTCAAGAAGGGCGACGGCGAGTACAAGGTCGTCAAGGGCGACACCCTCAGCACCATCGCCACCAAGCACAAGGTCAAGGGCGGCTGGCAGAAGCTGTTCCAGCTCAACAAGGGTGTCGTCCAGGACGCCGACCTGATCTACCCGGGCCAGCAGCTCCACCTCAAGTGA